The genomic DNA TACACCGCGGACAGGCGCAGGTCCTCATCTTTTTTGCGATCGTCGTCGGTCTGCAGTTCATGATCCTCGGTTTCCTGGGAGAGTTTATCATCCGCATCTACAGGAGACAGAATAACGTCCCCTTCTACGTAGTCCGGGCCATCCATGCGGCGAAGGAGGGATAAGGTGGACAGCTGCTCCGTGAGGCCGTATCGGGAAGGGGATAGGGCGCTGCTTAAACCTCTCCTCGCGGCATATCCGTACGGCGATCTCAGGCGCTACCGGCTCATCAATAAGGAGAAACAGATCGCGCACCTGGACTATCGCATTGCCGCGTGCGCCCGGGAAGGCGGCGTGTGGGTTTCGGAACGGGATGGGGCGGTCAGGGCGCTTGCCGCCATCAGGCCGCTCTCCTGGGACTCCTCGATATTCGGCATCAAGATGGGGCAGATCCCGCTCCTCCTCCACCCGGGCGAGGGCGGTGCGTCGCGTGATGATATTGTCGCCCTTCTCGATGTTCTCCTTGAATCCTGCCGCGCCGCGGGGATTGTCCACCTGAATGTCAGAGCGGACGCAGACGACTTCATTCTGACGCAGTGCCTTGAGGGCAAAGGCTTCTGCCTGGTTGACACGATCGTGACCTACATCTTCATCCCGCGCCGTCAGGAGCTCGGGCACGGCAAATACCTATTCAAAACAAGGGTTTACAATCCCGAGGACCACGATGCCGTCCTGCACGTCGCGGCTGAGGCGTACAAGGGTTTCATCGGCCGCTACCACGCTGACCCGCACCTGCCCCGGGAACTGTGCGACCGCCTCTACCAGATGTGGGCTCGCCAGCTCCTCGACGGCGGCCTCGCGGAGAGAATCATCGTGGCGGAGAGGAAGGGGAAGGTGGTCGGCTTTCTCGGCTACAGGATGAAGCGCGATATCCTCGAGTCGACCGGCATCAAGTGCGTGGGGGGAGGGCTCGGGGGCTGCCTGCCGGAGGGGTTTGGTTCCTACACCGCGATCTTGGAGGAGGCGATGCGAGAGGGGATGCACCGGTACGACATGCAGGACTTCGAGACCCAGCTCAACAACATCAACATCGTGCGTATCTACCAGAAGCTCAACTTCGAATACGCCCGCGCAAAATACACCTTCCACGCCTGGCTTAAGTAAGCACCTTCTGCACCGCAGAAATCACATCCCCCACATCCGCGTCCGTGAGCTTTGGCGACAGCGGAAGCGAAATGGTGCGGTCCGAGATATACTCCGAGTTCGGGAAATCCCCCACCTTGTAGCCGTACGTCTCCCGGTAGTAGCGGTGGAGGTGGACGCTCGAGAAGTGTATCCCCGTCCCGATGTTTTCCCGGTGGAGCGCCTGCTGTATTTCGTCGCGGCTCTTTCTGACCCGGTCAATGTCGATGAGCAGCGTGTAGAGGTGGCGCGCGTGCCTTGTTTCGGGAGCGGCGGGCGCGGGGGTGATCACGGGGAGGTTGCGGAACGCCTCATCGTACCGTTTCCAGATCTCCTCGCGCCGCTTGAGATATCGCTCGATCCTGGGGAGCTGGTGGATCCCGAGCGCCGCCTGCATGTCGGTCATGTTGTATTTATACCCCGGATATACCACCTCGTAGTGCTTGAACCCCTCATCAGAGTAACGCCGCCAGGCGCCCTTGTTCAGTCCGTGCAGGCCGTACATCTCTATCTGCTCGGCCCAGTCGTCGTTGTTGGTCGTGACCATCCCGCCCTCTCCGGTGACGATATTCTTGGTGGCATAGAAACTGAAGCAGGTGAGATCACCGATGGTGCCGATTTTTCTCCCACGGTACGCGGCCTCGATGGCGTGGGCGGCATCCTCGATCACAATCAGGTTGTGCTCCCTGGCGATTTCGAGGAGCGGATCCATCTCGCACGGGCGGCCGGTGAGGTGGACGGGGATGAGCGCGCGCGTTTTACGCGTGAGCTTTTTTCTGACCTCTGCGGGATCGATGTTCATGGTGCGGCGGTCAACGTCCGCGAAGACCGGGATGGCGCCGACGTGCGTGATCACGTTCGCGGTTGCGGCGAAGGTCATGGGGGTGGTGATCACCTCATCCCCTGGTTGTATGCCCGAAACCAGCATCGAGAGGTGGAGGCCGGCGGTGCAGGAGGAGAGGGCGCGGGCGTGCTTCGCCCCGATGAAGGCGCGGAACATCTCTTCGAACTTTCCGACGCGCGGCCCCGTGGAGATCCACCCTGACCGGAGGCAGTCCACCACCTCGTTGATCTCCGGCTCCTCGATCAGCGGACTCCCGAATACGAGAAATGTATCGCGAACAGGTTTATGAAATGTCATCGCCTGATGTATTTATGGCGCACCTTTAAAATGCACTACAAACTTGATTCCTATCCACTTGGAACTCGCGACTAGTAACCGTAGTTTGCGCTTTAAAAACTCAACTTTCCAGAAACTCGCAACTAGCAACTGTAGTTGCCGCAGTAATGGTGGCGGTGGCAGGAGTCGAACCTGCGACACGCGGATTATGATTCCGCTGCTCTGACCAGCTGAGCTACACCGCCTCAAATCGAACGGGGGATGGAGGTATTTGCCACCTCGATTCTGAGTAACTATGCCATCTTCACCGTGGCTTTTCAATAGCTGCGTGTCCGCCGCGCGGATGAATATGGGGGACAGGCGATGGGGATCCGCCTTGGGCGCGTGATCAATCCCATAAATATGAAGGCACCTGCAATGGCGCTCAGCGCTATACCAGCTTTTAAAGAACCGGGGAAGAAGCTCATGGTAAGATGATATTTCCCGGACTCCAGATATGTCGCCCGGAAGGCATGATTCGCCCTGAATAACGGTAGGTCCCCGCCATTACACCGCAGCCGCCACCCCGGATAATAAATCTCGTTGAATAATACAATGCAGGGAATGTCAGTCTCGATGTCATACGAGATCACATTGGGCCCGTAGTCAACTATCGTCCCCGCAAAGCGTTGGCGGTTTTTTCCGTTTGGCATATTGATCCGCATTCACGCACTATTGTTTTTTCGGAAGGCTGAGTCTGCTGAAAAGCCAGGCGGGGCAGCACTCCCACCAACATTGCGTCAAAGCACCCAGGCCCCCTACCAATGTGCCGTCACGTATGGTGAATGGCATTGCGATTTTTCTTATGCCGCCTGAATCTTTCGGGACCACGGAGCCTTCAAGGTAGCCTCTGATGATGTAATCTGTTTTGATATTGAGTTTCCTCCCGAGCCAACCCCTGTTCTTCTTCACAAGGCAACGGCTGAATTTTGCCGCGCCCGCCATTCCCTCGACGCTCCCGTCAGGGAGTATTGTGATGGACACAGTCGCCAACTCCTGTACCCCGCGCCTTGAGAACTTCGATATGCCTTCCCACGTTCCGATGAGCTCAGGGGGAGGGAACGCATCTCCACCGTAACTCATGACTGCGATGCAGCATGCACAGATAAAGAAAAAGCAAGCACGCGATACCGTTCTCACAGTCACCTCCTTGGGATAGGTGTGAATATTATTTCTACGTTTATCCTATTCACAACTTAAAGTTTTGCTCTGTTATGATCTGTGTTTATCCCTGCCCGCCGGCAGGCAGGTGTGTTCATCTGTGGTTAATCATTGACATCAGTTATGCGGAATTATCGGCAGCAGCAGCCTGGATGGATATTGGGCGCTGTGGTGGATGGTGATAGCGGCAGGTTGCATTACTGAACTCGCGCCCTCGAGCTCTCCGGTCTGGAGGTTTCGCGAGTAGATCGGGTACCAGCTCGCCGTGAGGCAGAGGCGGAGCCGGTGGCCTTTCAGAAACATGTTCCCGTTCCTCATCCGGTCCAGGGTCAGTTTCACTACTTCCCCGGCGCTGAGCAACTTGCGTTCGGTGGTTTGATCGCGGTAGCTCGCGCGGAGCACCTCGCACCCGGGGCCCATAAGGTTGTATGCGGTCCCGTCCGGCGCCACGTCGAGGAGAATGGTGTAGATGTCACAGTCGTGCGCGTCGCTCGAGAGGTATATCTCTGCCGTGATTGGCCCTGTCACCTCAATATCTGCCGGCAGCGGATCCGTTTCGAATGTCAGCACGTCGGAGCGCTGCGCAAGCCAGCGGAGATCGGTCGCGCCGAAGTTTGTGCCGTAGTCGTCCCTCACCGGGTTGGCGGGATCGGCCGTGAAGGAACTCGAACCCTCTCCCTGGGGCACACGCAGGCTGAGCGACCTGTCTCCTCCACAATACACCGATGTCCGGCGGGTGGCTTTCAGCGGCCACTCATCCCCGCGGCGCCACCGGTTATCGCCCATGACAAACACATTGACGGGTTTTGCGCTCGCGACCCAGTTGCTGATGCCTCGGACGTAGTGGTCGAGCCAGCTCAAGACCACGTTGTCGTAGTCGATCACCGCCGCGGGGCCGAAACAGCGATCGCCGGAGCATTCCGAGGCGGTCGCGTCCACGCCGTGTA from Candidatus Auribacterota bacterium includes the following:
- a CDS encoding DegT/DnrJ/EryC1/StrS family aminotransferase, yielding MTFHKPVRDTFLVFGSPLIEEPEINEVVDCLRSGWISTGPRVGKFEEMFRAFIGAKHARALSSCTAGLHLSMLVSGIQPGDEVITTPMTFAATANVITHVGAIPVFADVDRRTMNIDPAEVRKKLTRKTRALIPVHLTGRPCEMDPLLEIAREHNLIVIEDAAHAIEAAYRGRKIGTIGDLTCFSFYATKNIVTGEGGMVTTNNDDWAEQIEMYGLHGLNKGAWRRYSDEGFKHYEVVYPGYKYNMTDMQAALGIHQLPRIERYLKRREEIWKRYDEAFRNLPVITPAPAAPETRHARHLYTLLIDIDRVRKSRDEIQQALHRENIGTGIHFSSVHLHRYYRETYGYKVGDFPNSEYISDRTISLPLSPKLTDADVGDVISAVQKVLT